A single genomic interval of Antarcticibacterium arcticum harbors:
- a CDS encoding beta-galactosidase, whose amino-acid sequence MKRRKFISISGIALTSSLLPVMTARTLGYFGTGGKAKIFLPPDASKPTWINTEPLRLAWSHLSPQHASADPEAVFDKLVEADFNCIMNTAVDEGAYYPSNISFNEACPALPEGGDLYGDLAKLARQNNMRTGARFDFTHQSKEALAAHPEWFIRHKDGSTVTDAEGRAKPCLNSNFYPIQAVNIISEVLENYEPDIVYINWFLNFGGHEKICYCESCEHGFLQKYGRPLPDEPDADFIEFIEEAADNSSRIIANAIFKKRPGTLYINADENDTSHGHHLETHAGDWIYSSSEQINRQRVSYPGRVGIDQWFSYSGDPSEFDSNLVEEMKVRYYQFGAHGSPISFCTQGTLLSPSHQVELEEAARMNAWYKENADLYGLQLNRSRVLLLCSPETSPRSNHTNKGIYALMTELHIPVAVSENPDSLINASQDYDLVIVTPGAMTDGLEEYVEKGGRALFIDRPPSFGIPSNLELAEKPVHIIRKVGKGQISFFGPWDISEYYKREAPLTDVDTFSDMMDSLLLNDRQIITNAPPRVEMVFMYQPDQQRSLLHLINCSGKTREGFQKSETFQEINIDLAGEFSLARARVIESDLKLSKRNGRSLLSLPVLNDYEVIELRA is encoded by the coding sequence ATGAAGCGAAGAAAATTTATTAGCATTAGTGGAATAGCACTCACATCTTCCCTATTGCCAGTTATGACTGCCCGCACATTGGGTTATTTTGGAACCGGTGGTAAGGCAAAAATATTTCTTCCTCCAGATGCTTCAAAGCCCACCTGGATCAATACAGAACCTTTACGTTTAGCCTGGTCTCATTTAAGTCCGCAGCATGCATCGGCAGATCCTGAAGCTGTATTTGACAAGTTGGTCGAGGCAGATTTTAACTGTATCATGAATACCGCTGTCGATGAAGGAGCCTACTATCCGTCCAATATTTCCTTTAACGAAGCCTGCCCTGCACTTCCGGAAGGAGGGGATCTTTATGGAGATTTGGCTAAATTAGCCAGACAAAACAATATGAGGACTGGAGCTCGTTTTGATTTCACACATCAAAGTAAAGAAGCACTGGCGGCTCACCCGGAATGGTTTATTCGACATAAAGATGGCAGTACGGTGACTGATGCCGAGGGACGCGCCAAGCCTTGTCTGAACTCCAATTTTTATCCCATCCAGGCCGTAAATATTATTTCTGAGGTGCTTGAGAACTACGAACCGGATATAGTTTACATAAACTGGTTTTTGAACTTTGGGGGCCATGAAAAAATCTGTTATTGTGAAAGTTGTGAACATGGATTTCTGCAGAAATATGGAAGACCCTTGCCTGATGAACCCGATGCAGACTTCATCGAATTTATTGAAGAAGCTGCTGATAACTCTTCAAGGATTATAGCAAACGCAATTTTTAAAAAGCGACCCGGAACCCTATATATAAATGCAGACGAGAATGATACCAGTCACGGTCATCATCTGGAAACTCATGCGGGTGATTGGATTTATTCTTCAAGTGAGCAAATCAACCGACAGCGAGTTTCTTATCCCGGGAGAGTTGGAATTGACCAGTGGTTTTCTTATTCCGGCGATCCTTCTGAATTTGATTCAAATTTAGTGGAAGAAATGAAGGTGCGTTATTATCAGTTTGGAGCCCACGGCTCACCAATTTCGTTTTGCACTCAAGGGACGTTGTTGAGCCCGTCACATCAAGTAGAGCTTGAAGAGGCAGCCAGGATGAATGCGTGGTATAAAGAAAATGCTGATCTTTATGGTCTTCAGCTTAATCGCTCGCGGGTACTGCTTCTATGCAGCCCTGAAACCTCTCCGCGGTCGAATCATACAAACAAAGGCATATATGCCCTGATGACAGAATTACATATTCCTGTTGCTGTTTCAGAAAATCCGGATTCTCTGATAAACGCATCACAGGATTATGATCTCGTAATCGTTACCCCAGGCGCTATGACAGATGGTCTTGAGGAATATGTTGAAAAAGGAGGTCGAGCATTATTTATCGATCGGCCGCCATCGTTCGGAATACCTTCAAATTTAGAATTGGCAGAAAAACCGGTCCATATCATCCGAAAAGTAGGGAAGGGACAAATCTCTTTTTTTGGACCATGGGATATTAGCGAGTACTATAAACGTGAGGCTCCATTAACTGATGTGGATACATTTTCTGATATGATGGACTCCCTGCTTCTGAATGATCGTCAGATCATTACAAATGCTCCCCCCAGAGTTGAAATGGTTTTCATGTATCAGCCAGATCAGCAGCGTTCACTCCTACATCTGATAAATTGTTCAGGTAAAACCCGAGAAGGGTTTCAGAAGTCGGAAACATTTCAGGAGATCAATATCGATCTTGCAGGTGAATTTTCTTTGGCAAGGGCAAGAGTTATAGAATCAGATCTGAAATTATCCAAACGCAATGGAAGATCTTTGCTAAGTTTACCTGTGTTAAACGATTATGAAGTTATTGAACTCAGGGCCTGA
- a CDS encoding SCO family protein, with product MLQFFAKYKTLAIVLAVLSVIIIIVIYSILKPTPKLPVYQPDMVNAELVDTTVQYVRKYHKIADFNLVNQNGETITQDFYKDKIYVADFFFTTCLTICPIMTDNMLHIQEKIKNDPEVFLLSHTVFPVADSVPVLKKYATEKGVIDAKWNLVTGDKKHIYDLARKSYLASKTDGDGGPYDIIHTENFVLVDKSRRIRGFYDGTDSQAIEKLMDDIKILKAEYNQ from the coding sequence ATGCTTCAGTTTTTTGCAAAATATAAAACCCTCGCAATTGTTCTTGCTGTTCTTTCAGTAATTATAATCATAGTTATATATTCCATTTTAAAACCCACTCCAAAACTCCCGGTTTACCAGCCCGATATGGTGAATGCCGAATTGGTGGATACCACTGTTCAATATGTAAGAAAGTACCACAAGATTGCAGACTTCAACCTTGTAAATCAAAACGGGGAAACCATAACCCAGGATTTTTATAAGGATAAGATCTATGTTGCCGATTTCTTTTTTACCACCTGCCTTACAATTTGCCCTATAATGACAGATAATATGCTTCATATACAGGAAAAGATTAAAAATGATCCTGAGGTTTTTTTACTATCCCACACAGTTTTTCCAGTGGCAGACAGTGTTCCCGTTCTTAAAAAATACGCCACTGAAAAAGGGGTGATAGATGCCAAATGGAATCTTGTAACCGGAGATAAAAAACATATTTATGATCTGGCCAGAAAGTCATATCTGGCATCCAAGACCGATGGGGACGGTGGCCCATATGATATAATACACACAGAGAATTTTGTGCTGGTGGATAAATCCCGGAGAATAAGAGGATTTTATGATGGTACCGATTCTCAAGCCATTGAAAAGCTGATGGACGATATTAAGATCCTGAAAGCAGAGTACAACCAATAA
- a CDS encoding cysteine desulfurase-like protein, whose protein sequence is MEINFVREQFPALNSGFVFMDNAGGSQILGSSVDYISDYLIHSNVQLGASYKVSAMAGDRLTKVTEQIAGLLNTRDIKEVVIGPSSTMLLRILSLCLSAQWKEGDEVIVTNTDHEANVSCWTDLKDKGIKIKIWKVDPDTLELKIHDLEKLLSSRTKLVALTHCSNVLGTINPIKEIAAIVHDAGAHICVDGVAYAPHRKVDVQELDVDFYTFSWYKVYGPHLAVMYGRLDLLTEMKGINHYFFTPGDVPYKFQPGNYNFELTYGLRAFPEYLIKFFDMHFPHLNATAREKYRKSFELIAQYEEELAAKLLNYLNSVSQIRIIGHTEAEGDLRVPTISFVHEKLKSPDIVAEVDKENIGIRYGDFYAKKLIHDLELEKYGGVVRVSLVHYNTMEEVDRLIEAFQKIF, encoded by the coding sequence ATGGAAATCAATTTTGTGAGAGAACAGTTTCCCGCCCTCAACAGCGGATTTGTATTTATGGATAATGCCGGAGGATCCCAGATCCTGGGTTCTTCGGTCGATTATATTAGCGACTATCTAATTCATTCCAATGTGCAGCTGGGTGCATCTTACAAAGTTTCGGCAATGGCGGGAGATCGCCTCACGAAAGTGACAGAACAGATAGCAGGATTGTTAAATACCCGGGATATTAAAGAGGTGGTAATTGGTCCTTCTTCTACTATGCTCCTGCGAATACTGAGTTTATGTTTAAGTGCCCAATGGAAAGAGGGGGATGAAGTAATTGTTACAAATACTGACCATGAAGCCAATGTTTCCTGCTGGACAGACCTTAAAGATAAAGGGATCAAAATAAAGATTTGGAAGGTAGATCCGGATACCCTGGAACTTAAAATCCATGACCTGGAAAAACTTTTGTCTTCCCGCACAAAATTGGTTGCCTTAACCCATTGTTCCAATGTTTTGGGAACTATTAATCCTATTAAAGAAATTGCCGCTATTGTACATGATGCCGGGGCTCATATTTGTGTAGATGGAGTTGCTTACGCTCCTCACCGAAAAGTTGATGTGCAGGAACTGGATGTTGATTTTTATACTTTCAGCTGGTATAAGGTGTATGGGCCACATTTGGCTGTGATGTACGGAAGGCTTGATCTTCTAACCGAAATGAAAGGTATAAACCATTACTTTTTTACCCCGGGTGATGTGCCTTATAAATTCCAGCCGGGAAATTACAATTTTGAACTAACCTATGGCCTAAGGGCATTTCCCGAATATCTAATCAAATTTTTTGACATGCATTTTCCGCATTTAAATGCGACTGCCCGGGAAAAATACCGAAAAAGTTTTGAACTTATTGCCCAATACGAAGAAGAACTTGCGGCGAAATTGCTTAATTATCTCAACTCTGTGAGTCAAATACGAATTATAGGACATACAGAAGCGGAAGGAGATTTGAGGGTGCCTACCATTTCCTTTGTTCATGAAAAATTAAAAAGCCCCGATATTGTGGCCGAAGTGGACAAGGAAAATATTGGAATTCGATATGGGGATTTTTATGCCAAAAAACTAATACACGATCTGGAACTCGAAAAATATGGAGGCGTGGTAAGGGTTAGCCTTGTGCACTATAACACCATGGAAGAGGTTGACAGGTTAATTGAAGCCTTTCAAAAAATATTTTAA
- the feoB gene encoding ferrous iron transport protein B, with amino-acid sequence MGKQINVALMGNPNTGKTSVFNQLTGLNQQVGNYPGITVEKKEGICKLPRGLKAHILDLPGTYSLNASSIDENVVIELLLNKNDKDFPDVAIVVTDVENLKRNLLLFTQIKDLEIPTILVINMADRMKRKGIEIDIEHLEEKLKTRIALVSSRKNTGIEELKELITNYRQISTEPCINASVMDPDYFGRLRKAFPNQSLYKLWLVITQDVNFGNVNRQALTTNPGFQTKGENDLKRLQQKETILRYQFINGVLKAGMKVDISTATDIRLRLDRILTHRVWGYLIFFAIMLLIFQAIYNWSTYPMDFIDVTFASFSEWTKNTLPPGPFTSLVAEGIIPGLSGIIIFIPQIAFLFLFISILEESGYMSRVVFLMDRIMRRFGLSGKSIVPLVSGTACAIPAVMATRNIENWKERLITILVIPFTTCSARLPVYLIIIALVIPNETYFGLNLQGLTLMLLYLLGFGIAIFSAWLLNQVLKIRSKSYFVIEMPNYKLPLLKNVGINVIEKTKSFVLGAGKIIMAISIILWVLASYGPGEEFSNAEEIVVSQNENIDISENDLEEEIAAHKLKYSYIGIVGRAIEPAVTPLGYDWKIGIAIVSSFAAREVFVGTLATIYSVGSDEEETIKNRMAGEINPVLGGPLFTFASGISLLLFYAFAMQCMSTLAVVKKETNTWKWPVLQLIIMSTFAYVVALIAFQVLR; translated from the coding sequence ATGGGAAAGCAAATAAATGTAGCATTAATGGGAAATCCTAATACCGGAAAAACCTCCGTATTTAATCAGCTTACCGGGCTTAATCAACAGGTAGGAAATTATCCCGGTATTACAGTAGAAAAAAAGGAAGGGATCTGCAAATTACCCCGGGGTCTTAAAGCCCATATTCTGGATCTTCCCGGAACTTATAGCCTTAATGCTTCTTCCATTGATGAAAATGTTGTTATTGAATTGCTGCTGAACAAAAATGACAAAGATTTCCCCGATGTAGCCATTGTTGTAACCGACGTAGAAAACCTGAAGCGTAACCTGTTGCTTTTTACGCAAATAAAAGATCTTGAGATCCCTACGATCCTGGTGATCAACATGGCGGACAGGATGAAGCGCAAAGGAATTGAAATCGATATTGAACACCTGGAGGAAAAACTTAAAACAAGGATCGCATTGGTTAGTTCCCGTAAAAATACCGGGATCGAAGAATTAAAAGAGCTTATTACCAATTACCGGCAAATCTCTACAGAGCCCTGTATAAATGCATCGGTAATGGATCCAGATTATTTTGGGCGGCTGCGAAAGGCTTTTCCCAATCAATCCCTATACAAATTGTGGCTTGTGATCACACAGGATGTGAATTTTGGGAATGTGAACAGGCAGGCATTAACTACCAATCCCGGTTTCCAGACCAAGGGTGAAAATGACCTTAAACGGCTTCAGCAAAAAGAAACTATTTTAAGATACCAGTTTATTAACGGGGTTTTAAAAGCGGGAATGAAAGTAGATATTAGTACTGCTACAGATATAAGGTTGCGTCTTGACAGGATCCTTACGCACAGGGTTTGGGGCTATCTTATATTTTTTGCCATCATGCTTCTTATATTTCAGGCGATCTATAACTGGTCTACCTATCCCATGGATTTTATTGATGTCACTTTTGCATCCTTCAGCGAATGGACAAAGAACACCTTACCTCCTGGCCCTTTTACAAGTTTGGTGGCAGAGGGTATCATCCCGGGGCTTAGCGGGATCATAATTTTTATTCCGCAGATCGCATTTTTATTCCTCTTTATTTCTATTCTCGAAGAAAGCGGTTATATGAGCAGGGTCGTGTTTTTAATGGACAGGATCATGCGGCGTTTTGGACTTAGCGGAAAAAGTATTGTACCACTGGTTTCGGGAACTGCCTGTGCGATCCCGGCTGTAATGGCCACCCGTAATATAGAGAATTGGAAAGAACGGCTTATTACAATCCTTGTAATCCCCTTCACCACCTGCTCTGCCAGGCTACCGGTATATCTTATAATCATTGCCCTGGTAATCCCCAATGAGACATATTTTGGATTAAACCTCCAGGGACTTACCCTCATGCTTTTATATTTACTGGGCTTTGGAATTGCCATTTTTTCGGCCTGGTTGCTCAATCAGGTCCTTAAAATAAGGTCCAAGAGTTACTTTGTTATAGAAATGCCCAATTACAAACTGCCCCTGCTAAAAAATGTGGGTATCAATGTAATTGAAAAAACAAAATCCTTTGTGCTTGGAGCAGGTAAGATAATAATGGCTATCTCAATTATACTTTGGGTACTTGCGAGCTATGGTCCCGGTGAAGAATTCAGCAATGCCGAAGAAATTGTTGTGAGCCAGAATGAGAATATTGATATTTCAGAAAATGACCTTGAGGAAGAGATCGCAGCCCATAAATTGAAGTATTCCTATATTGGTATTGTAGGGCGCGCTATTGAACCTGCTGTAACCCCATTGGGTTATGACTGGAAGATTGGAATTGCTATTGTAAGCTCTTTTGCCGCAAGGGAAGTTTTTGTGGGAACGCTGGCCACCATTTATAGTGTGGGAAGCGATGAAGAAGAAACCATCAAAAACCGGATGGCGGGAGAGATCAATCCTGTTCTTGGCGGGCCGCTGTTCACTTTTGCAAGTGGCATTAGCCTTTTATTATTCTATGCATTTGCCATGCAGTGTATGAGTACGCTTGCAGTGGTTAAAAAAGAAACCAACACATGGAAATGGCCTGTTTTACAATTGATCATTATGAGTACTTTTGCTTATGTTGTTGCCTTGATCGCGTTCCAGGTATTAAGATAA
- the rseP gene encoding RIP metalloprotease RseP — MDPFLIKAIQLLLSLSLLIVLHELGHFIPAKLFKTRVEKFFLFFDVKFALFKKKIGETEYGIGWLPLGGYVKISGMIDESMDREQMAKPPQPWEFRSKPAWQRLIIMLGGVTVNLVLGFVIYMMVLFTWGSAFVTPEDMPRGFAVAEEFKEFGFRDGDRILEVNGEAFENGPDINRHLFMRDVRSISVLRQNGETETINIPEDIGSKMFEEGVMMPFVPIQNAVLDSVVADRAAGLAGLQKGDSIISLNNQEIGYWHELAPLAQASKSKEVELVFKRDDEIMSTMITPDEDGLLGVTSRREFNVQKREYGFGESITEGFKFGYWTLHDYVAQFKYVFTAKGATQVGGFGAIGSIFPDAWNWQGFWMATAFISIILAFMNILPIPALDGGHVVFLMYEMVTGRKPNEKFMEYAQMVGFFILIALVLFANGNDIYRWLFD; from the coding sequence ATGGATCCATTTTTAATAAAAGCAATACAATTATTACTCAGCTTGTCCCTTTTAATAGTCTTACACGAATTGGGGCATTTTATACCAGCAAAGTTATTTAAGACCAGGGTAGAAAAGTTTTTCCTTTTCTTCGATGTTAAGTTTGCCCTTTTCAAGAAAAAGATTGGGGAGACTGAATATGGTATTGGTTGGCTTCCACTTGGGGGTTATGTGAAAATTTCGGGAATGATAGATGAGAGCATGGACCGGGAACAAATGGCCAAACCTCCTCAACCATGGGAATTTAGAAGTAAACCGGCCTGGCAACGGCTAATTATAATGCTTGGTGGAGTGACCGTAAATCTTGTTTTAGGTTTTGTTATTTATATGATGGTCCTGTTTACCTGGGGAAGCGCCTTTGTAACCCCCGAAGATATGCCTCGCGGTTTCGCTGTTGCAGAAGAATTCAAGGAATTTGGTTTCCGGGATGGGGACAGGATCCTGGAAGTGAACGGAGAAGCTTTTGAAAACGGTCCTGATATCAACCGCCATCTTTTCATGAGAGATGTAAGGTCTATTTCTGTGCTTAGGCAAAATGGAGAAACCGAAACAATCAATATTCCTGAAGATATTGGTTCCAAAATGTTTGAAGAAGGTGTGATGATGCCTTTTGTACCTATTCAGAATGCGGTGTTGGACAGTGTAGTAGCCGACAGGGCCGCTGGCCTGGCAGGTTTGCAAAAAGGAGACAGTATTATTTCTTTAAACAACCAGGAAATTGGGTATTGGCATGAACTCGCCCCTTTGGCACAGGCCAGTAAAAGTAAAGAAGTGGAACTGGTGTTTAAAAGAGACGATGAAATAATGAGCACCATGATTACTCCAGATGAGGACGGACTCCTGGGAGTAACTTCCCGCCGGGAATTCAATGTGCAAAAGAGGGAATATGGTTTTGGAGAGAGCATTACTGAAGGATTTAAGTTTGGGTACTGGACGTTACATGATTATGTAGCACAGTTCAAATATGTTTTTACTGCTAAAGGTGCTACGCAGGTTGGAGGATTCGGAGCAATTGGGAGCATTTTTCCCGATGCATGGAACTGGCAGGGATTCTGGATGGCAACTGCATTTATTTCCATAATTCTGGCATTTATGAACATCCTTCCTATTCCGGCACTGGATGGGGGGCACGTGGTATTTTTAATGTATGAGATGGTCACCGGAAGAAAACCCAATGAAAAATTTATGGAATATGCCCAAATGGTAGGATTCTTTATATTAATTGCCCTGGTATTATTTGCCAATGGAAATGATATATATCGTTGGTTATTTGACTAA
- a CDS encoding macro domain-containing protein — MKITYKNIQLVAVRGDIGNQPDVDAVVNAANAELKIGGGVAAAIHRTAGPELYEASKHLAPLSPGQAVITGAFNLPNDHVIHCRGPVYGKDKPEEKFLANCYKNALKLAEENQISSIAFPAISTGAFNYPFEEATKIAFQTITAEVENLKYVEKIKFVLNGEDDLKLYTEYLQELSSSHSHTNK, encoded by the coding sequence ATGAAGATCACCTATAAAAATATACAGTTAGTAGCCGTGCGCGGCGATATTGGGAACCAGCCCGATGTTGATGCAGTTGTAAATGCTGCCAACGCTGAACTTAAAATTGGCGGTGGGGTAGCAGCTGCGATTCATCGCACCGCAGGACCCGAACTTTATGAGGCCAGCAAACACCTTGCGCCCCTTAGCCCGGGACAGGCGGTGATCACCGGTGCGTTTAATCTTCCAAATGATCATGTAATTCATTGTCGTGGACCGGTATATGGTAAAGATAAGCCGGAGGAGAAATTCCTGGCAAACTGCTATAAGAATGCCTTGAAATTGGCCGAAGAGAATCAGATTTCTTCAATAGCATTCCCCGCTATATCTACCGGGGCTTTTAATTACCCATTTGAGGAGGCTACAAAAATTGCTTTTCAAACCATTACTGCTGAGGTGGAGAACCTAAAATATGTTGAAAAGATAAAATTTGTTCTAAACGGGGAAGATGACTTGAAACTTTATACCGAATATTTGCAGGAATTGAGCAGTTCACATTCTCATACAAATAAATAA
- a CDS encoding FeoB-associated Cys-rich membrane protein, protein MILLQEILVFIIFAVAVGYMVTKFIWKPAFLKGKKGNEKSCGMSGCGCD, encoded by the coding sequence ATGATACTACTTCAGGAAATATTGGTGTTTATCATCTTCGCAGTTGCGGTAGGTTATATGGTGACAAAATTTATATGGAAACCCGCCTTTCTCAAAGGAAAAAAAGGCAATGAAAAAAGTTGCGGGATGTCCGGTTGCGGCTGTGATTAA
- a CDS encoding FeoA family protein: MKLTIAHLQRGQKGIIKNFPVNSVPLKLLEMGCLPGNEVEMVQIAPFRDPIYLNINGCHLAIRKETALLIEIELV, from the coding sequence ATGAAGCTTACTATTGCTCATTTACAAAGGGGCCAGAAAGGAATTATTAAAAATTTTCCTGTAAACAGTGTTCCTTTAAAATTACTGGAAATGGGCTGCCTTCCCGGAAATGAAGTCGAAATGGTACAAATCGCACCCTTTCGCGATCCCATTTACCTGAACATTAATGGTTGCCATCTTGCCATACGCAAGGAAACGGCGCTTCTAATTGAAATAGAGCTGGTATAA
- the pncA gene encoding bifunctional nicotinamidase/pyrazinamidase: MKTLVLIDVQNDFIPGGALAVPGGDEIIPILNKLQPEFDLVIATQDWHPAEHSSFAANHPGKNEFEVITWQGQEQVLWPVHCVQKSRGARFHKQLEISRIEAIFRKGMNTEIDSYSGFYDNAKLKSTGLAGYLRDKGAKDLYFGGLAADYCVYFSILDALEEGFNAILIEDATRAIDPAGYEEAKQTILQRGGKIIHSKDLF; this comes from the coding sequence ATGAAAACGCTTGTGCTTATAGATGTTCAGAATGATTTTATTCCCGGTGGTGCTCTTGCGGTTCCCGGCGGAGATGAAATCATACCAATACTCAACAAGCTCCAGCCTGAATTTGATCTGGTAATTGCCACCCAGGACTGGCATCCTGCAGAGCATTCCAGTTTTGCCGCAAACCATCCCGGGAAAAATGAATTTGAAGTTATTACCTGGCAGGGACAGGAACAGGTGCTGTGGCCGGTACATTGTGTACAAAAATCCCGGGGCGCCCGGTTTCATAAGCAACTTGAAATCTCGAGAATTGAGGCAATTTTCAGAAAAGGAATGAATACTGAAATAGACAGTTATAGCGGCTTCTACGATAATGCCAAATTAAAATCTACCGGCCTGGCCGGATACCTTAGAGATAAAGGAGCAAAAGATCTGTATTTTGGAGGTCTGGCCGCCGATTATTGTGTGTATTTTTCAATATTAGATGCACTTGAAGAAGGATTTAATGCTATACTAATTGAAGATGCCACCCGGGCAATAGACCCCGCAGGTTACGAAGAGGCAAAACAAACAATCCTCCAACGTGGAGGAAAGATCATTCACAGCAAAGACCTTTTTTAG
- a CDS encoding nicotinate phosphoribosyltransferase translates to MLDFSATYTDQYQLAMAQVYFQNGQKDTTAVFDYFFRKLPFGNGYAIFAGLEDLLEVLENLRFNEKDLNYLKNQGFPRDFIEYLSQFRFRGNIYSSREGDVVFPTRPVLQVEATMIEAQLIETILLNLLNFQTLIATKASRIRLVAGERGLLDFGLRRAQGPGGYYASRAAVIGGFNGTSNVIAGRDFNIPVAGTMAHSFVQSYEDELTSFRAFAKGRPKDCVLLVDSYDTLKSGIPNAIIVGKEMEIAGEKLAGIRLDSGDLAYLAKQSRKMLNEAGLTYVKIAVSNQLDEFVIKSLLEQNAPIDTFGVGTNLVTGNPDGALDGVYKLVESGGKPRLKISESLSKITIPHKKQVYRLSNSKGELIGADAITLREETRIDSMHDPKESLKSLNVSEYSLEALLQPVMLNGKRMEASRGLTQIAEYSKHRLASLPAEYKRFYNPHIYKVGISTNLKKEREDLLNKYRK, encoded by the coding sequence ATGCTTGATTTTTCAGCTACTTATACAGACCAGTACCAACTGGCAATGGCACAGGTCTACTTTCAAAATGGACAGAAGGATACCACTGCGGTCTTTGATTATTTTTTCAGAAAATTACCATTCGGAAATGGATATGCGATCTTTGCCGGTCTTGAGGATCTTCTGGAAGTACTGGAAAATTTAAGGTTCAATGAAAAGGACCTTAATTATTTGAAAAACCAGGGATTTCCCCGGGATTTTATTGAATACCTCAGCCAGTTTAGATTCAGGGGAAACATTTATTCTTCAAGAGAAGGGGATGTAGTATTTCCAACCCGCCCGGTGCTGCAGGTAGAAGCTACCATGATAGAGGCGCAGCTAATAGAAACCATACTTCTCAACCTGCTTAATTTTCAAACCCTCATTGCTACAAAAGCCAGCCGGATTAGACTGGTAGCAGGGGAGCGGGGGTTACTGGACTTTGGTCTCAGGCGGGCTCAGGGCCCCGGAGGCTATTATGCCAGCAGAGCAGCCGTAATTGGAGGGTTTAACGGCACAAGCAATGTGATTGCGGGCAGGGATTTTAATATTCCTGTTGCAGGTACTATGGCACATTCTTTTGTGCAGAGTTATGAGGATGAGTTAACCTCTTTCCGGGCTTTTGCCAAAGGAAGGCCAAAGGATTGTGTGCTCCTTGTTGATTCGTATGACACGCTAAAAAGCGGAATTCCTAATGCCATCATTGTTGGAAAGGAAATGGAAATTGCCGGGGAGAAATTGGCCGGGATAAGGCTTGATAGTGGCGATCTTGCATATCTCGCGAAACAAAGCAGGAAAATGCTTAATGAAGCAGGACTTACTTATGTTAAGATAGCAGTTTCAAATCAATTGGATGAATTTGTTATAAAAAGTTTACTGGAGCAAAACGCCCCAATAGATACCTTTGGAGTTGGAACTAATCTGGTAACAGGAAACCCAGACGGGGCGTTGGATGGAGTCTACAAACTTGTAGAATCTGGCGGGAAACCCCGTTTAAAAATTTCGGAAAGCCTTTCAAAAATTACCATTCCGCATAAAAAACAAGTCTACAGGTTGAGCAATTCCAAAGGGGAACTTATAGGGGCCGATGCTATAACTCTTAGGGAAGAAACACGTATTGACAGCATGCACGATCCAAAAGAAAGCCTGAAATCACTGAATGTAAGTGAGTATTCCTTAGAAGCTTTATTGCAACCCGTAATGTTAAATGGAAAGCGAATGGAAGCTTCTCGTGGCCTTACCCAAATTGCTGAATATTCAAAACATAGACTGGCGTCTCTTCCTGCCGAATATAAACGCTTTTATAATCCGCATATCTACAAAGTAGGGATTAGTACCAACCTTAAGAAAGAAAGGGAAGATTTGTTGAATAAATACCGAAAGTAA